In Saccharicrinis fermentans DSM 9555 = JCM 21142, a genomic segment contains:
- a CDS encoding nitroreductase family protein, producing the protein MNILKITNIVLALCVLLLIIKINFSEEKNMKDLGSNTLEIIHKRKSVRNYTDKEVSKTQLETLVKAGMAAPTAVNKQPWAFIVVNDRAALDELGDHLPYAKMAKKASAAIVVCGDLTKALEGWEQEFWIQDCSAASQNILLAAEALGLGAVWTAAYPAKDRMATVRRVLGLPKHIIPLNVIPIGYPKGIEKPKDKWRPENLHWGKW; encoded by the coding sequence ATGAATATACTGAAGATTACAAATATTGTTCTGGCATTATGTGTCTTATTGTTAATAATAAAAATTAATTTTTCAGAAGAAAAAAACATGAAGGATCTTGGTAGTAACACCTTAGAAATTATTCATAAACGAAAAAGTGTGCGTAATTATACGGATAAAGAAGTAAGCAAAACGCAACTAGAAACTCTTGTTAAAGCTGGAATGGCTGCCCCTACTGCCGTAAATAAACAGCCTTGGGCTTTTATTGTAGTTAATGATAGAGCTGCTTTGGATGAACTGGGCGATCATTTGCCATATGCTAAGATGGCGAAAAAAGCCAGTGCTGCTATTGTGGTTTGTGGTGATTTAACAAAGGCTTTGGAAGGATGGGAGCAGGAATTTTGGATTCAGGATTGTTCAGCTGCTAGTCAAAATATCCTATTAGCAGCTGAGGCCTTGGGATTAGGTGCGGTTTGGACAGCTGCCTATCCGGCAAAGGATCGAATGGCCACTGTACGTAGGGTACTAGGGCTTCCTAAGCATATTATACCCTTAAATGTTATTCCGATAGGATACCCAAAGGGCATAGAAAAACCTAAGGATAAATGGAGACCTGAAAATTTGCATTGGGGTAAATGGTAA
- a CDS encoding 4Fe-4S binding protein, giving the protein MQSKFIESASNTLLLLLFFMAAVSYNGKLFGYKSQDLLSGKKEFVEILPPTHTQLEHLGLENMQLEEDSKGIWRIKNSSENERVVNTLAFSKGIYGFGGPIPMYLYLDKSNTIKQIVLGENSETPDFLASVLQDGIVSQWLGKNTEKMSNIMPDALSGATMTSNAINFSIQKTLDVVDNKSSSRYWWTVLDIKTIIALLVIFLGLIISSIKSKKKKHLRTAMLVLNTGVLGIWCGKFISLNILLGWVANGMNLLTSGVVFLMLLLSVLMPLFFKNKKSYYCNWICPFGSAQELAGRLSKKKIKIGAKFMQILKHTREVITLCVFVGMWLGMASDIANYEPFSAFIFQHASVAVLLIAGLGMLTAVFISRPWCRFVCPTGQVLSWMNKMN; this is encoded by the coding sequence ATGCAAAGTAAATTTATTGAGAGTGCAAGTAATACATTGTTATTGTTACTTTTTTTTATGGCGGCTGTATCGTATAATGGAAAGTTGTTTGGGTACAAGTCACAAGATTTATTATCAGGAAAGAAAGAGTTTGTTGAAATACTTCCTCCAACCCATACTCAATTAGAGCATTTGGGTTTAGAAAATATGCAATTAGAAGAAGATTCTAAAGGTATTTGGAGGATAAAAAATTCTTCTGAAAACGAAAGAGTGGTCAATACGCTGGCATTTAGTAAAGGCATTTATGGTTTTGGTGGTCCGATACCCATGTATTTATATCTGGATAAAAGCAACACAATAAAACAAATAGTACTTGGCGAAAATAGTGAAACTCCGGATTTTTTGGCATCTGTACTTCAAGATGGAATAGTGTCTCAATGGTTAGGTAAGAATACTGAAAAAATGTCGAATATTATGCCGGATGCTTTATCTGGAGCAACCATGACGTCAAATGCTATTAATTTTTCAATTCAAAAAACACTGGATGTTGTTGATAACAAAAGTAGCAGTCGATATTGGTGGACAGTGTTGGATATTAAAACAATAATAGCGCTTTTGGTTATCTTTTTGGGATTAATTATTTCATCAATTAAATCAAAGAAAAAGAAACATTTAAGAACCGCTATGTTAGTCTTAAATACAGGTGTTCTGGGTATTTGGTGTGGTAAATTTATCTCCTTGAATATATTGTTAGGATGGGTTGCAAATGGTATGAACCTTCTAACAAGCGGAGTTGTTTTCTTGATGCTTTTGCTTTCTGTGTTGATGCCCCTGTTTTTTAAAAATAAGAAATCATATTATTGTAATTGGATTTGTCCTTTTGGTTCAGCTCAAGAGTTGGCAGGACGATTAAGTAAAAAGAAAATAAAAATCGGTGCCAAATTTATGCAAATATTAAAACACACGCGTGAAGTTATTACATTGTGTGTTTTTGTTGGAATGTGGTTAGGGATGGCTTCTGATATTGCCAATTACGAACCTTTTTCAGCTTTCATATTTCAACATGCATCGGTAGCTGTATTGCTGATTGCAGGACTTGGAATGTTAACTGCGGTATTTATATCGCGGCCATGGTGCCGTTTTGTATGTCCTACAGGGCAAGTGTTAAGTTGGATGAATAAAATGAATTAA
- a CDS encoding L-rhamnose/proton symporter RhaT, which translates to MEANLSAGLPLVILAGICAGTFAIPFKFNNKWTWENNWLIWSIVALLIAPWVMAIVSVPDLIGVYKAEPENLLLISIFGIIWGIGAIMFGKGIDLLGVSLSFPIMLGLINSVGTIMPIVLRDPDELFTPDGLKIITGVVIILIGIVIVSVAGSKKNNVEGSNLEGKSKKNFVTGIIVCLLAGIFGPMINFAFVYGEPIQAKAVEFGASVLNSANPVWSIALTGGFIANAFYCIFLFRKNNSLRLYDTNFKKFLPLAALAGVIWYFSIMFYGMGSNSLGKMGASVGWATMQTLSILVGNMAGIITGEWKGTQKNTMMLMYGGVSLLIIGLVIIAL; encoded by the coding sequence ATGGAAGCTAATTTATCAGCAGGTTTACCACTCGTAATTCTTGCAGGCATTTGCGCAGGAACTTTTGCCATCCCATTTAAATTTAATAATAAATGGACATGGGAAAACAACTGGTTAATTTGGAGTATTGTTGCTTTATTAATAGCTCCCTGGGTAATGGCTATTGTAAGTGTTCCTGATTTAATTGGAGTTTATAAAGCAGAACCGGAAAATCTTCTATTAATATCAATATTTGGAATCATATGGGGTATTGGAGCAATCATGTTTGGGAAAGGAATAGACCTTTTAGGTGTTTCATTGAGCTTTCCAATTATGTTGGGACTGATAAACTCAGTTGGAACAATTATGCCTATAGTTCTCCGCGATCCCGATGAATTATTTACTCCTGATGGACTTAAGATAATTACAGGAGTTGTTATTATTTTAATAGGTATCGTAATTGTATCTGTTGCAGGGAGCAAAAAGAACAATGTAGAGGGTAGTAATCTTGAAGGAAAAAGCAAAAAAAACTTTGTGACAGGTATAATAGTTTGTTTGTTAGCTGGCATATTTGGACCGATGATAAATTTTGCATTTGTATATGGAGAACCAATACAGGCAAAAGCAGTTGAGTTTGGGGCATCCGTTCTTAATTCGGCAAATCCAGTTTGGAGTATTGCCTTAACAGGTGGTTTTATAGCGAATGCTTTTTATTGTATATTTCTGTTTCGGAAAAATAATTCCTTAAGACTTTATGATACCAATTTTAAAAAGTTTTTACCCCTTGCTGCTTTGGCAGGTGTTATCTGGTATTTCAGTATAATGTTCTATGGCATGGGAAGTAATAGTTTAGGTAAAATGGGAGCCTCAGTAGGTTGGGCAACCATGCAAACATTATCAATCTTGGTTGGAAATATGGCTGGAATTATTACCGGAGAATGGAAAGGAACACAAAAAAATACAATGATGCTCATGTACGGAGGGGTTAGTCTATTAATAATAGGCTTGGTTATAATTGCTCTGTAA
- the tnpB gene encoding IS66 family insertion sequence element accessory protein TnpB (TnpB, as the term is used for proteins encoded by IS66 family insertion elements, is considered an accessory protein, since TnpC, encoded by a neighboring gene, is a DDE family transposase.), protein MFHLHDKLKYFLYPAPVDMRKSFYTLSGIVSSLMKRNVQDGEVFIFVNRRLTTMKILHLEHGGLVIYHKKLDSGVFKLPAFDESLTSHIISWHDLMLIVKNVKPKKRLLKR, encoded by the coding sequence ATGTTTCATTTACACGATAAACTTAAATACTTTCTATATCCGGCACCAGTGGATATGCGTAAAAGCTTTTACACACTCAGCGGCATTGTAAGCTCCTTGATGAAGCGTAATGTTCAGGACGGTGAAGTTTTTATATTTGTCAACCGTAGGCTGACCACCATGAAAATACTTCATCTAGAACACGGCGGGTTGGTAATTTACCATAAGAAGCTCGATAGTGGTGTTTTCAAACTTCCTGCATTTGATGAAAGCCTCACATCTCACATTATAAGTTGGCACGATTTAATGTTGATTGTAAAGAATGTGAAGCCTAAAAAAAGGCTCTTAAAGAGGTGA
- the tnpA gene encoding IS66 family insertion sequence element accessory protein TnpA, with the protein MRMTLTTFKRLYKDYQESDLNIKDFCTNQDLAPSTFYYWRNKLEEALAHEPDSFVPLEFDSNPLATNNQSSPSIIKSKPTLNNDAPIEFLFPNGTKMLLRDNINTQVLKTIVHLFD; encoded by the coding sequence ATGAGAATGACATTAACAACATTTAAGCGTTTGTATAAGGATTACCAGGAATCAGATTTGAACATAAAAGATTTCTGTACCAACCAAGATTTGGCTCCTTCCACTTTTTATTACTGGCGAAACAAATTGGAAGAGGCACTAGCACATGAGCCAGATAGCTTTGTTCCACTAGAATTTGACAGTAATCCGTTAGCGACGAACAACCAATCGAGTCCATCTATCATCAAGAGTAAGCCTACTTTAAATAATGATGCTCCCATTGAATTCCTATTTCCCAATGGCACCAAGATGCTACTAAGAGATAATATAAACACGCAAGTATTAAAAACAATTGTTCACTTATTTGATTAA
- the tnpC gene encoding IS66 family transposase: MSDFSSNKDVLIQELLQERDEMFQELSRLRKNDNRVLDTLEAKNKKLEAIVAKKEQQIKKLIDQLAWFRHKFFGNSSEKHIAEDPDQRKTDWDGLEVVAEEKAIIENAEKELIEYERRKPVKNKQRPVRQPLPDHLRREVEVIEPEGKQDNWVRIGEEVTEILEHKPGEVYVRRIERPKYAVKQESVSPDIATDQNTEEASAIRIGSMPLLPLPRSNAGPSLLSELMMNKYYFHQPFNRQMAMFKMIGIKLPASTINGWFQGSCDLLRALYARLKEIVLKSDYIQVDESTIPVISNEKHKAQKAYLWMVRSVMNNLVFFHYDKGSRAQKVILPLLKDFQGALQTDGYQAYSIYEQKKGVLLLGCWAHARRKFSESLKEDKTGAEYALTQIAKIYQVEQMATDQNMNYKQRAELRKRLAYPIMRAFEKWIEGYYPKALQGGKMSKALAYTYNLFLRLSRYHLDGRYLPDNNGAENAIRPVAVGRKGYLFCGNHDAAENAAIMYSLLGCCKASDVNPREWLTDVFSKIALYNSNYDLDLADLLPHNWKKSNSCQNIPKNTH; the protein is encoded by the coding sequence ATGAGCGATTTTTCAAGCAATAAAGATGTGTTAATACAGGAGCTTCTCCAGGAACGTGACGAGATGTTTCAGGAGCTTTCCCGCTTGCGAAAAAATGACAATAGGGTTCTGGACACTTTGGAAGCTAAAAACAAAAAATTAGAGGCTATAGTCGCTAAAAAAGAGCAGCAAATTAAAAAGCTGATCGACCAGCTTGCTTGGTTTCGCCATAAGTTTTTTGGCAATTCTAGTGAAAAGCATATTGCCGAAGATCCCGATCAACGAAAGACCGATTGGGACGGACTGGAGGTCGTTGCAGAAGAGAAAGCTATCATTGAAAACGCAGAAAAAGAGCTTATCGAATATGAGCGCCGCAAGCCTGTAAAAAACAAGCAGAGGCCAGTTCGTCAACCACTTCCTGACCACCTTAGACGAGAGGTAGAAGTTATTGAACCGGAAGGTAAACAAGATAACTGGGTGCGTATTGGCGAAGAAGTAACAGAAATACTCGAACACAAGCCCGGAGAGGTATATGTACGTCGTATAGAACGTCCTAAATATGCAGTAAAGCAAGAATCAGTATCACCGGATATTGCTACAGATCAAAACACCGAAGAAGCATCAGCTATCCGTATTGGTTCAATGCCATTATTGCCTTTGCCACGCAGCAATGCAGGGCCTTCTTTATTGAGCGAGCTGATGATGAATAAATATTATTTCCACCAGCCTTTTAATCGCCAAATGGCCATGTTCAAAATGATTGGTATAAAATTACCTGCATCCACCATTAATGGTTGGTTTCAAGGAAGCTGTGATTTACTAAGAGCTCTTTATGCACGTTTAAAAGAAATCGTTCTAAAATCTGATTATATTCAGGTTGACGAAAGTACCATTCCTGTTATTAGCAACGAAAAGCACAAAGCACAAAAGGCTTATCTGTGGATGGTTCGATCAGTAATGAATAACTTGGTTTTCTTTCACTACGACAAAGGCTCCCGAGCACAAAAAGTGATACTTCCTTTATTAAAGGATTTTCAGGGAGCTCTTCAAACCGATGGATATCAGGCATATTCAATCTATGAGCAAAAGAAAGGTGTTTTGCTTCTGGGTTGTTGGGCTCATGCGCGCAGGAAATTCTCCGAAAGTCTAAAAGAAGACAAAACGGGGGCTGAATACGCATTGACACAAATTGCTAAAATCTATCAAGTTGAGCAAATGGCCACCGATCAGAACATGAATTACAAGCAAAGAGCTGAACTACGAAAGCGCTTGGCTTATCCAATCATGCGTGCTTTTGAAAAATGGATCGAAGGCTATTACCCCAAAGCGCTACAAGGAGGAAAGATGAGTAAGGCGCTGGCTTATACATACAATCTTTTCTTACGTCTGTCTCGCTATCATCTTGATGGCCGATATCTGCCTGACAACAACGGAGCTGAAAATGCAATTAGGCCGGTAGCTGTTGGAAGAAAAGGCTATCTGTTTTGTGGCAACCATGATGCCGCAGAAAATGCAGCAATTATGTACTCACTACTGGGATGCTGCAAAGCCAGTGATGTAAATCCTCGCGAATGGCTTACAGATGTATTTTCTAAGATTGCGTTATACAACAGCAATTATGATTTAGACTTGGCTGATCTTTTGCCGCACAATTGGAAAAAGTCTAATAGTTGTCAGAATATTCCAAAAAACACCCACTAA